ACAGTAGCTATAAGATCAAACTTGTGCGCTTTGCCAAAAGCGGTATCACGATTAGCATCGACAATCGTTTTAAGCTTGGCTCTCTGAGCAGCAGCCGGATCCCGCAAGGCTCGGTAAAAACGCGATACGTGGGTCAATTGCCGATATTTTTGTCCTGCTGCAATTTCGAGCTTTTTAAACAACTTACTCACAAGGCACCGCCTACAGTGAGACTTTGCATCAAAGAGCGTTTGAGTGTCACACCCAGCCCCCGTCCATCCCTGGCGCGCACACTAGCACAAGCCCCGAGTGGAACGGTTTCACATTCACTAGTAAGATCGCGCTTGAGCAAAAACAAATTCATCGCACCCTCAATATTGGCAAAGTGGGGCCAGGCCAGAGCAAAATGACGCTGGGCGCTGGCAAGAATACCCGACTCTCCAACCTGCGCTCCTAGATGACATTCGAGGGAAGCATTTTGTGCCATCTCCACCAGTCGCATGGCGGCAAAAATTCCGCCGACCTTGCTTATTCGTATGTTAAAAGCGCCACAGGACTTAGTTTCTATTAGTTTCTTGGCGTCGGCAAAAGTCGTTAAACTTTCGTCAGCAACTATTACTTCGGGTATTTGTCGTTTTAAAAACGGCAGATCGCTATCACCTGGTTTAAGCGGTTGCTCCACAGAGGCTATACCATAGGGTCTCATGCGCTCCAGAGTGCGCTCAGCCTGACTGAGGTCCCAGGCACAGTTGGCATCAACCCTGATTAGTGCATGGTCTCCCATAATGGAGCGAGCAAGTTTGACTTTAACTACATCCCCATCAGGATCGCCACCGACCTTGAGTTTTACTGTGCTAAAGCCATAGAAGCGATAAAAATATAAAAGCGCAGCTAGAGTCTTTTGCTTACCAAATGGCACCACACCACCATATTTGATAAAGCGCTCACTGTCAGAGATATTATCAGTCCAGATATTGCCGCTTTTGTTGGATAGTGCGCTGATATAAGCAGGCATGGCATAAAGTGGTTTACCAAGATAGCGAGCGCAAGCATCAACTATAGCTAGCTCCAGAGCAGCAAAACTGGCTCCACCTGGCGTTAAATCCAGCCCTTCTTCAAAAAAGAGATGTTGCAAAAATAGTAAAAGCGCATCGACAGAGGCAAATTCGCGACCGACAAGTTGAGGGATGAAGCGCTCATTTAGAGCCTTTAAAACACTATTGGCGGTCTCACCAGTAACATAGTGCCGGGGCACAGACTCGCCAAGACCGGCGACAACATGCTCGCCATCAAAGAGAGTGGCTTCGACAATAATATTGACTGAGTGATTGCGGCTGGCCAGGCTATGTCCAAAGGCAAAGCGAAAAGGCAGATTGACTGCCCGGCAGACAATTTTACTGAGTTGCATCAAGTCACCACAGGTTGTCTGGCCAGAATCCACTCAGCCAGGACATGGGTATACTCCTTAAACCAGTTAGCATCAAAGTCCAAACTGTGATACGACTCTGGAAAGATACGTAAGTCTTTGGTTTGCGAGCGCGCTTTGGCAAACCATGACTGCAATTTTTCGACATCGACAACTTGATCCGAGCCACCTTGCAAAACGAGCAGAGGTGCCTCGATATTAGCATTAGCTTTTTCGGCCAGTTTGCCCAGCTTGTAAGACTCCACAAAAAATGAAGCTGTAGCCTCGGTCAGGCGCAGCGGATCACGCTTAAGATAGCCCTGAAAAGTCGGGTTATCAGTAAACATGTTGACCTCAAGTGGAATTGGCCATTTACGGTGGGAAGCATTGTCACCACCCAAAAAAGAAGTGTATGCAATCTGCATTTTGGTGGAGGCACCAAAATCGATCTTGGTAAAAATGGCAGGACTGGTCAGAGCCAGACCAGCGATAGGCAAATTGATCTCGCCTGATGCCACTGGTTTGTAGTCCTTTTGTGTAATCACGCTGGCGGCTTTTGCCCCCCAGCAGTTACCAATCAACACGATGGGATGTCCGACAAAATCAAAAGCGAGTTTACGGATAATCATCTCGAGATCACCAAGATAAGTCTTGTAACTGGAGAGATTGCCGCGATCACGAGGATTGAGACCAGCGCCCCGACGGTCAGGAGCATAAACAGTGATACCTTTTTGATTAAGCACACTGGCTGTGTTCTCAAACCACTGGCTGTGTCCCTCGATACCGTGCAAATAGAGCACAACAGGTAAGCCACTCTTGCCCTTCCACAGTCGCACAGCCAACTCTACCCCGTCGCTCATACGCAAAGAGGTCATTTCAGGAACGATTACTGGCACGCCAGCGATATTGGGCAGGGGGGTTGAGACTAGGTCTTTCAATTTGGATTGGTTCAGGATGTAACAACGGGGGCATTTGCCTGGTGAAAAGTTTAACATCCCAGTAAGGTGAGGGCAAAGCTAGCCTATGACGTAGTAAAGTATCAAGTCGAGGTCGTTTGGTAGACCGACCTGGTGCAAAGCTGTCATTTTGACAGCCTGGAGTCAATGATGAGGACCCGGACTTGCAAGAAAAAGTGCAGGTGACAAGCCTTAACCTTGCCCCTGATGAAGCCAAACAGGCGCGTGCTAGAGCGCTTGAGATATTGGCCTGGATTGCCTCAGAATTAAACGAAAGCCTCTCGCACAGCTGTTTGATGGACACGGTAACAACCAGTGACATTACGACAAGCCGTGCCCTGTGCCTTTCTATGTGGCCGTTTGTAAGATCGTTGCCTGATAACATCTCGGTTGTCAAGGACAAATTAGCCTTGCTCACTCAAGATGGAAGCAATGACGGTGGCCTCAATTTGCTCACCCAACTAGCTGATGACGAAAGACACTACCAAAAACTTTATCTAAGACAATTCATCCTGGCTGGCATGACTGATGCCCAAATAGACCAGCTAGAGGCCAAATCAGATGAAGAATGCAGTATTGAAGAAGTGCTTAATCTCAAGGGAAGAATGCACTACTACTGCCACGAAGGCACCACTGAAGAAGGAGTGCTGGCAATCATTACAGCAGAACTGGTGGCGACACAGTTCGCCCGCATCGCCCTTAAGGCTTTTGAGACCTATTTCCATGCTCGTATAGATAAGTATTGCAAAGAAAAAATTGACGAGGGTCTGGCCTGGCTTACTTTGCACGCTAAACAAAACACCAGACACGCCATCTGGATGAAAAGAATGCTAATTACGGTTGAAAAGAAAGAAAGCCAGACTAATAATCGACCTGAATGCGTAAAAGATCTGCTTGCCTGTCTGGCAGCAATCTGGCAAACCCCAAAAATAAAGTGACCTATGTATTTAAAAACCAATCTAGTTGCCATCATAAGCCTGTTCCTGTTATCTACAGGTAGCGCCTTTGCCGGCGAATCAATTGCTCCATCGGATATGTTGGAGGGCTCAGGCTTTATCGAAAAAATGGTGCAACGCGCCGATGCATACAATGACTATACATTTGAGTACCAAATGGTTGCCTTTA
Above is a window of Candidatus Obscuribacter sp. DNA encoding:
- a CDS encoding alpha/beta fold hydrolase, producing the protein MKDLVSTPLPNIAGVPVIVPEMTSLRMSDGVELAVRLWKGKSGLPVVLYLHGIEGHSQWFENTASVLNQKGITVYAPDRRGAGLNPRDRGNLSSYKTYLGDLEMIIRKLAFDFVGHPIVLIGNCWGAKAASVITQKDYKPVASGEINLPIAGLALTSPAIFTKIDFGASTKMQIAYTSFLGGDNASHRKWPIPLEVNMFTDNPTFQGYLKRDPLRLTEATASFFVESYKLGKLAEKANANIEAPLLVLQGGSDQVVDVEKLQSWFAKARSQTKDLRIFPESYHSLDFDANWFKEYTHVLAEWILARQPVVT